Genomic window (Arachis hypogaea cultivar Tifrunner chromosome 13, arahy.Tifrunner.gnm2.J5K5, whole genome shotgun sequence):
aggtcagaatccaacaacatcagcagtcctttttcagcctgaatcagatttttgctcagttccctcaatttcagccaaaaaatatctgaaattatagaaaaacacacaaactcatagtaaagtccagaaatattaattttacctagaaactaatgaaaatatactaaaaactaactaaaacatactaaaaactatatgaaattaaccccaaaaagcgtataaaatctCCGCTCATCAAAGGGCAGGGTTTGGAATAATGGAATGGAATGAGTTTTCCTTTCGTTTTTTCGTCTTAGTTGGGGAGAAAAGTTTTTGGTGGGTCCCTTTTACTTTTTGCTACGGTTGTATTTTTTCCTTCACATTTTCTTTCAAAACCAAACAAGTAAAACTTTACAtttcccttttatttctttcCGTCCATATTAAATTCCCCCTGTTTTCCATCTAAACAAACATAGcggaaatgaataaaaaataatagttataaCGCGATAATCAGGCCTTTGATGTCTTTGAAATTCAAACCTCGCAATAAAATAGGGCATGCATCTAATGTTCACACCTCCATCTTTTGATACAtcactttttttttagtttgaagtTGTGTCAAACCATAGCTGATTGTAGTAGTTTTCCCTTAATTAAACTAAGGATGGCTGAATCGTTTGATATGTTGATGGATGTCAGTGCGAAAAAGCTTGCATGGAACTTCATGGTCTATGTTGTACGTTTGTCAGAAGCTCCTAGCTAGTACAATCCAAAGGAGATCAATAGTATAGAAATGGTTCTTTAAGATAGTCAGGCAAGtagtattaattgaatttaaactACATGTTCTTATACATTCACACATGTATTCCAAACTGAGTTGTATTTTACAATCTTACAGGGAGGGAGGATCCAAGCTTCGGTCCCTAAGGCATTGGTACATAGATGGAATGGTAATATTCACGAGATTAGGATATATAAGATGACAAATTTCATATTTGTAGATAAGAGGGATAAAACCAGGACGACAATGAATCGGTGGACCTTAAACTTCTCTCACAGAACTGTGGTGGTCTTGGTGGAGATTCCAACTTTCCCACTTCAAGCATTTCGCTTAACGTAGATTCTAGAGTTGTTGAATGCTGACAGGATCGACGACTCTCAATTAGTAGGTGAAGTGAATACATTTTCACTTCCTTTGTGTATAACTCATAACTACCTCATAATAAGTTTCTTATCACATATATTATGGGTGAAGTGGTTGGAAAGGCGAATCCCAGGGAACTCATCGCAAGCAAAGGGAAGGAAACGAAGCGTTTATCTATTTTGGTTGAAGACCTTGAGTAAGTTGTGTTTATGAATTCTAATGACAATGTAGGTTGTGTTATAATGATATTAATATTTAAACCTGTTTTTTCACACTGATTTGCAGTAATTATAGTATTGGATGTGTGTTGTCTGGGGACATGGTTGATCAAATACTACCATATCTAGATGATGGAAGGGTTGAGCCATTGATAGTGGTCCTGTAGTTCTTCAGACCGAGTAGGTGGAATGGTATGACTCCTAAcctttattttgtaacaatatgATGGAAATTTAAAGAATAAGTGATATTAGAAATCTTTTCACTATTAACTTCATAAATGCAGAAAAAACCTCAATGCAGAGTCATCTTGACATTTCAAAGCTACGCATCAATCCCGATCTCGAGGAAGTTCGCGACTTTCGGGACAGGTTTGTTCCACATTTGAATTTCTAGAGATTCATATGTATGTTAATGGTTAGAATTAGTCAAGAATTAATATATATGTTGTAACGCGCAGGAGGCTTGCTGTTAAACCCTCAAATTTGGTCAGAATTAGTCAAGTCAACACAAACAACTCACGTACTGGCGCTGACAAACTTAAGCGAGAGGATGTTACGGTAAACACAATAGAGGAAGCACTAAACTCAACACAAGTAATCCCAACGCCTATTTAAATACACCTTACATCATATGGTATAAGATATTTACATAATATCTCATGTATTTGTAAGAAGGCCCTTTATGTGGATTGCTAGAACAATTGTGGCAATCAATTCTGGCAAGGATGATTGCTTTTACAAATCATGTAGGAGGTGTCCAAAGAAGGTTGAAACACCAATTGAAAATAGATTTGAGTGTGGAAAGTATGGCTACACTTACGGAAGTGCATCCTTAAATTTTGTgttcaaattttcaatatttttttggaaGGACTATGTTATTGGAAACTTGAACAATCTCGCTCAGAAAATTTATAAATAACTGACCAAAATCTTATTTAAGAATAGAGAAAGGAATGTTGCCATATAACGGTTTTGACTTTGAGAACCATATTAACCCGACCAATTTACCTGGATTAATCAGAAATTGATTATTAGTCCAATTTGACTTAGGTGAAAAATCATATAGCAACAAaccagttaaaaaataaaaaaaaatgattaaccAAACAAacaaattagatattttaatagTTAACCAATTTAAAATAGGAGTCACTtagataaaaatacttaaaatagCTTTTTTTAAAGacgtattttaataattaaaattcaacctatataatcgattaaactgtgctatttttgtcaaaattagaccaGATAAATTGGTTTAACTAAAAAATCGATAAACCAACTCTTGAaccaatctaaattaatatttatttttatagaaaatgactacaatactattattataaaaaataactaaaatactcctattatatatattagttctaaaaatcttaaatcctaattcTATAACAacatagagagaagagaagggttaagatttagaattctcaatatatatatatatatatatataatagaagtattttaagtcattttctataatagggatattgtaattatttttataaaaaatattaatttagatcaatttaaaatttaatttaccaattttttagtcaaatcgatttgtctagtctaatttttacaaaaataatatgGTTTAATCAATtacatgtattaaattttaattaataaaaaatatctttaaaaaaagatgttttaggTATCTTATGggagttaaaataatatatattatatataaaattttattatatacagTTTAACTCCAGTTAAACTTTGATTGAAACTTTAAATATTTGAACCTataattttatcaatttaatgaGCGGTTCAGTTTTTCAGAATCTTGCATACACCATTAAAATCTACGATGGGATGGGTTATTGCTGCATTAATATAGTATTAGTATCAGCTAAACAATGGCATTGTACTAACTACAAACGACGGGGTGCTTTCTCATTTTGGGATGGCAAGTCCTCAGCCTTTCTCTTCCGCATCTCGCCAACTAATTTCTTGACATATGCAATGTATCCGTCAACGTCAAATTTTCTTTTGCAGCCTGCATAGTTCATATATCGAATTTTTCCGAAAACAGGCCGCTCTCTCCAACCCTGTAATCCATAAAAACATGATTGCCAAAAATGAAGCTTCTAATACAAAACTAAAAGGATCAACTTGCACCCAGTTTTATAGTTTCCTCTGGTTCTCTTTCTAAAGAAAATTGGGAAGCCCAAATAGATCAAAGAATGCAACTACAACAGCTAAAAAACCAGGGGCACTTGATTCTTCGCTGATATTTCAATTAAATAGAAGTGAATAAGAACATTGTGGTAGGCAAACCTGATCATGAACCCCGCATATTGACCACATGCAACCAACATAACCACTAGGATCCCTCCCATCCAGTTCATACTGCAGTCATGAGAAAATTGCTGTCATTTATAAAAAATGGCAATAAAGTCTGTCCCATTTAAAGAATGTTGGCTAAGGAACTACTACGTTACCTTGTTGTTTAAATAGATGGATATTTCAAGGGCTTCTTCAGGTCCACTTGTCCATTCGAGTATCTTCTTTGCCCAATACATGCTGTACAGAAAATCTTATAATTGAGGACATACATGTTTATAAGGTgaaacataaaagagaaagaaaggaggGAGTTATTCACCGCATAAAACCATGCATCTTTCCATTGTGAACCATCTCCAACTGAGAAGCATTCCAGAGCTGATATGTGCAACAATTAGGAAATAATGCTTAGTTAAACAAGGCATTAAAAAGCCCATGACTTTGAAAGAAGCGATGCATTACTATATTTAATTGGGAAAATTATTGTTGTTCATGAAAGACTGGCTTACAGGATCAGCAGTTTGGGCCTTCTCCAATTGCTCCTTCCTTAAAATACAGAAGTTAGATGAGGATGCAAGTAACAAAAACCGTGTAAAGTGAGAAACAAGACAATTGTGACTCACGAATATGTATGTTCTCGCTTATCAGCGGCATGATCCAATAGGGTCTTACGAGCCCACTCCCAGGCTCCTTGCAATGAATCATAATGCAGTTGATAGAAGCAAAAGTTATCAGCAAGTTCTCGCCGAACAATCAACTCCTCCAAGAAAGCATCAATTGCCTTTACACAAGCGGTCAATATTAGGTTATACAAAACTAAACACATTATATAAGATAAGAAGAAACCTGAGGACATGAAGAGCGCAGCTTCCGAGCTTCCAAAGCACATCGCTGAGCAGATATCTGTCCAAAATGCAAATAGGGAGATAAACCAGAAAGGGCAGTGGGTTTGCAGGGGTTGTTTCGATCTGCAGAATAATTTCTTAACCTTTTAGTCAAGAATCCATTTTTACTTCCCATCAATACTTCCATTGCAGCATCTTCCCCGGGCTCACACCAATTGACCTCAGGAACCTCCGTTCCTTTCCTACTTCCATCAAACAAGCATGTCAACATATTCACGTGACTTAATTATTAGAATCCAGAAGCCAACAATACCGAACACTAACCTTAAGACATCAGCAATGAGATCATCCCAGTCAACGGAGTGATTCTTGGTGATGGTCCATTTCCTAGTTTGAGGCTCAATGGTAGGAAAATCAATCAGATACTCAGAAAGCTTTTTGTTTATCTTTCCCCTAATTGTCTTAGCACTATACTCCAATTTCTCAGAGGCCACCCATAGGGGCACAATGTTGTGAGCATCCACTTCATGTACGGTAAGCGATTCATTCACCTTCTTACAAATCTCTTCTTTGCACCTCCTCACTTCCCGCAAGGGTGAAAAGTCTGTCACCAACATAGAAGCTCCACATTCACTAAGAAACTTTGGCACTGTTTCCTCTGCTTCTCCCTAAAGTTACAGAAGCATCATCTTTGAACAGTGAATAAGCTCAAATTGATCATACATTCAGTAATGATTCAGATTTCGAAAAATTCAACAGACATGTAATTAGTTTCGGATTGAAGAAATTGGGAAATTCAGTTACCCTAAGCAAGAAGAAGGGGATTTGAAGGGTTTGGTGCAGTTGATCGGAGACACGGCGCAAGCCCCTGAGCATAAACCCTAAATGGCGGGACTTGGCGCCTAGAAACTGATCGAAGAGATTAAAAACAACGGCAACAGGGACGTTGGACTTGTTGGCCTGATGAACAGCGTGGATGAGAGCCCAATTGTCTTTGACCCGTTGATCTCTGAACATCCAATACACAACAGGACCCATACCTGCATCCAAACCAGCTTTGGAGCCTTCTTTGAGGGTTCGAATTCGACCCGGTTGCAATGACATTAGAGATGCTGCAGAAGCCATTGCTGTGAACGATGAAGAAAACTAGCTAAGCATCAATGAAACTTGTTGCTAAACTAAAGCATAAATGTTGCTTGAAACTTGTTGCATTGTAGGAGGATTACTAATTTCATAAACTGCATCAGAATTATGTCTTCCTCTTTCTATTTGTCTTCAATTAAACCTAAATGGTAAGCAAAACaatagaaaaacaaaagcttCAATCACACGAAGAGCCATACATTAAGGCTCCAAAAGAAAATggctcaaaaattaaaaatttcagaaaCGGAACAAAATAAGTTCTCACCCTAAAATGCTAACACATCAATTTCACAATAATCGGGAAAACAGGGTTTTAAACTTTCAAGTAtccagaaggaaaaaaaaaagaaaaaaaagaaaacataccTGCAGATTATGGTGACTGCGACGGGCTCAGAGTAAGCAGCGACGGCGACAAAGCAAAGATCCAGCGACGCCGACGGGAGGCATAGGAAGCAGCGACGGCGACCGGAGCAAAGATCCAACGAGAGCGACGAGCAGAGAGCCGGCGATGGCGACGAGTAGACGTTGCAGCGACGGCTCGATTGGAGGGAGGGGACTACAGATAGAGACTCGAGGGAGGGAAGGACAACGTTCTCAAAATAACCGACATCTAACGGTTTAACCGGTTCCAAGGAGATTCAAACCGATTCTAAAAACCAAACCGATTATCTTTAACTATTGAAGTATTGCTTCAATGATTTAATGGTTCAATCGATTTAATTATAATTcaaccaaaataattaaattttaataaaataacacatAAAAATACAATGTAACCAAATTATATTCTAATGTTAAACtcaaaaatacacaaattaaaatacgatataaccaaattaaaattcttaTAATCTCATGTAAGTATAATAcaaaagttaaataataaaaaatatttaaattctaaatttaaattcaacgttaaaatcttttataatataaaaaactaTTAGACAaccatcagaatttattatttttggccatcacttttaattatcaactcaGTTTCTTTCAAAAGTTAAGATAGTATTAGTTATTAGGTTTCTCACCTCAAAGTCCCACTCTACTTTATATTTCTCCTTCATCGGCGGCATCTCTTTcatttttgaactctttattttattttttatctttgatcATTGTGCTTCATATATtcattgttgttttgttgtttttattcTCTCTGACAGCATGAAGAGCAAATGTGGTTACAATAAAAGattagaatataaaaaaaaaatcacataagAGAAATAAGCAACAACGATAAGTCAAGAGGCGACGGCGGAGATAAGGAGATGGGCTTCAATTAGGATTGAAAGTTTTAGGTTTTTCTTCTCTTGAATGACAAtgtcctttttctttttaaattttaacaagtCGGATTCCGTTTCGATAGCTTATCGATCAACTAGCAATTTTTTTTTGCCCAAATCCAATTCTTATTTCCAGCGGTTTTGCACCCTAATCGAACTAGACTAGACACTGGTTTCCAGTTTTTTAGTTGGATCAATTGGTCCGACTCAATTTTTAAAACATTGATTCAAACCAATAAGAATAAAGTAGAATTAATACTCATATTGGTCCTCTAGTTCATTCGTGCTTCAATATgctctttaaaatttaaatttattcatCTTGAATCTCTAATTTGACCTCTGTGACTTATGTTAGTTACTGGCCTTTTGTTGTCATAGAATCGTTAATGACATACTGAGGCAAAATAATGACTGTTATGTTAGACTTTGTAAAAAtaatgctattttgattttggcgtttaaatagttaaaaaaatgaTGTTGTGTGAAGAGATATATAATGATATCGAATTTTTTAACACTAGTTGTGCCATCTTCTTCCACTAACGAAGACTCTTATTTTTCCTCCTCTCTTCCATAGCATTAGTTTGAGAAATGTGATTATtagattttaattgaaaaaaattatctttGTTAATCGGCATCATACTAGGAATCTCCTTACCATCATTCACTGAGATAGAGGTaaggaaaacagaaaaaataaaagaacgaaatcgatacttttttttccttcattTCTATTTTTTCCTATTTTCTAGCAAAATctatttctctttcataataggctattttttttttggattttgtatttttgttaggGTTTAATTCCACCGAATTTTTTGGTGTTCAGGTTTAATTCTTTTGATTGATTAGGTTTGATAAGAAATTGATTGGACTTAGAAGTTTTATCACAATAGATAAGGATTATTTAGTTAAGGGCACACCCAAAAGAACATAGCGGAAACACAAAAGATAGATAAATGGGATTTTTTCTACTAGACCTTCaagaaacctgttcttagcaatCTAGGTCATCGGAAGGGGCaacctactagaccttcaaagaacctatccttgacaacctagatcagagggatgaaaacTAAAAGCAACCACCACACAGATCACCTTAGTGTTGGATCCTTCAAtcttcatgcaacaagcaaagcaaatcactcacctcacttaatcacacaataaaaacATGCTAAAGGCAACGaaaatttattcataaaaaattgtGTAAATGGTCTCACCAGAGGTGTTTAAATAAGCCCCTAACAAaccaaaaagataagataagattttaaaatttaaattagatttgatCTTTAATGGATtatatcaaatttgatttaaattttaaatttaaaaaaaaaatactactaagcaaattaGAACTAAACAAATCTTTTAACAAACTTTAACCGcaaaacaaactaaaacaaaggcctaagttttcaaaatttaatgataaattatgctTCCCATTGAATTTGGAAAGCATTATTGGGTTTCTTACTATCTTGAATGGGCCTTACCCATTCTTCCTTTGTTAGAACTTGATGTAACTCCTTATGCATAAGTGCTGCCAAGTTTCCAAAGCTCTCCTTGAGTTTTTTTGCACGTGCTCTAGTGATCGGGCCCTCTGAAAGTGTGAAATTCCCATTATGCCCTTTTGCCTTAGAATTTTTCAGTTGTCTTTCCGAGCATGTATCATTCCCTCCTTTCTCAAAAtgattcgtcctcgaatctgtGTCCATATCAAAAGGAGAGAGATAAAAAACATTGAAGGTAGCAGAGACATTATACTCACCTGGTAGGTCAATCTGGTAGGCAGTATCATTGATCTTCTCAAGCACTTGGAGCGGACCATCCCCTCTAGCATCAAATTTAAACTTTCTTTGAGTAGGAAAtatctccttcctcaaatgtaCCCAAACCCAATCTTCAGGTACGAAGACTACATGCTTTCAGCTCTTGTTGATCCTTTCTGCCGTGGCTTTGTTCTTCCGCTCAATTAGGTTACGAGCCTTTGGATGTATTGCTTTAACCTTCTCAGCCTTGCTTGCTCCATCTAAGCTAACAAGATCACTCAAAGGTAAAGGTATTAAATCTAAGACAGTTAGAGGATTAAAACTATAGACAAGTTCAAAAGGTGAAAAACTAGTGGAAGAATGGATTGTCCTGTTataagcaaactcaataaaaagTAAACAATCTTCCCAAGTTTTTAAATTCTTACCAACAACAGCACGTAATAAGGTTTCGAATGTCCTATTTATCACTTCTGTTTGACCATCAGTTTGAGGGTGACAAGTAATTGAGTATAACAATTTTGTTCCCAACTTACTCCGCAAAACTTTTCAAAAGTGACTTAAGAATTTGACATCACGATCAGAAACAATAGTTTGGGGAACACCATGTAAGCACACAACTTCTCTAAAGAATAGGTCAGCAATATTTGTGGCATCATCAGTTTTATAGCAAGCAATGAAATGCGCCATTTTACTAAATCTATCTACCACAACAAAAATACTATCTTGACCTTTCCTAGTTTTAGGTAAACCAAGAACAAAATCCATAGAAATATCAACCCATGAAAGCACAGGAACAGGTAAAAGAGTATACAAGCCATGTGGTAATGACTTAGATTTAGCTTTTTTACATGCAATGCATTTAGCACAAAATTTTTCAACATCTTTACGCATGTGGGGCCAGTAAAAATGCTCAGATAAAACATCCAAAGTCTTAGGCACACCAAAATGACCCATCAAACTCCTACTATATAATTCTAGAACAAGTAGCTCCCTAATAGAACAAGTAGgtacactggtgcacgaaatcacaatcacacttttgcaatttcgtacaactaaccaacaagtgcactgggtcgtccaagtaataccttacgtgagtaagggtcgatcccacggagattgtcgacttgaagcaagctatggttatcttgtaactcttagtcaggatatcaataattctcagatttaattgtaaaaagtaaaagaacatgaaataaatacttgttttgcagtaatggagaacaggttgaggttttggagatgctctatcttctgaatctctgctttcctactgtcttcttcttcatgcacgcaaggctccttccatggctagctgtatattggtggatcactgttgtcaatggctaccgtccgtcctctcagtgaaaatggtctaaatgcgctgtcaccgcacgactaatcatctgtcgattctcactcatgttggaataggatccattgatccttttgcgtctgtcactacgcccagcactcgtgagtctgaagctcgtcacagtcatcccttcccagatcctacttggaataccactcaagctattgcagatagaacggaggtggttgtcaggaacgcgttcataggtgagaataatgatgagtgtcacggatcatcacattcatcaagttgaggtgcgactgaatatcttagaatagaaataagcgtgatagaatggaaaacagtagtaattgcattaattcatcgagacacaacagagctcctcacccccaaccatggggtttagagactcatgccatagagaatacaatatAAAACGTGTgtagtgtcatgaggtacaagatgaatcactaaaagtagtttttataataaactagtgacctagggttataaaagatgagtaagctagaatagttagtgtagaaatccacttccggggcccacttcgtgtgtgcttgggctgagcattgaagctttcacgtgtagagacctttcttagagttaaacgccagcttttgtaccagtttgggcgtttaactccagctttcatgccagttctggcgttttgacgccagaatttctatgctgacttggaacgccggtttgggccatcaaatctcgggtaaagtatagactattatatattgctggaaagcccaggatgtatactttccaatgcaattgagagcgtgcctaTTGGgattctgtaactccagaaaatccacttcgagtgcagggaggtcagaatccaacaacatctgcagtcctttttcagcctctgaatcagatttttgctcaggtccctcaatttcagccagaaaatacctaaaatcatagaaaaacacacaaactcatagtaaagtccagaaatgtgatttttgaataaaaactaataaaaacataataaaaactaactaaaatatactaaaaacatactaaaaacaatgccaaaaagcgtataaattatccgctcatcacaacaccaaacttaaattgttgcttgtccccaagcaactgaaaattaaataggataaaaagaagagaatatactataaattc
Coding sequences:
- the LOC112738208 gene encoding deoxyribodipyrimidine photo-lyase isoform X2 — its product is MASAASLMSLQPGRIRTLKEGSKAGLDAGMGPVVYWMFRDQRVKDNWALIHAVHQANKSNVPVAVVFNLFDQFLGAKSRHLGFMLRGLRRVSDQLHQTLQIPFFLLRGEAEETVPKFLSECGASMLVTDFSPLREVRRCKEEICKKVNESLTVHEVDAHNIVPLWVASEKLEYSAKTIRGKINKKLSEYLIDFPTIEPQTRKWTITKNHSVDWDDLIADVLRKGTEVPEVNWCEPGEDAAMEVLMGSKNGFLTKRLRNYSADRNNPCKPTALSGLSPYLHFGQISAQRCALEARKLRSSCPQAIDAFLEELIVRRELADNFCFYQLHYDSLQGAWEWARKTLLDHAADKREHTYSKEQLEKAQTADPLWNASQLEMVHNGKMHGFMRMYWAKKILEWTSGPEEALEISIYLNNKYELDGRDPSGYVGCMWSICGVHDQGWRERPVFGKIRYMNYAGCKRKFDVDGYIAYVKKLVGEMRKRKAEDLPSQNEKAPRRL
- the LOC112738208 gene encoding deoxyribodipyrimidine photo-lyase isoform X1, which codes for MASAASLMSLQPGRIRTLKEGSKAGLDAGMGPVVYWMFRDQRVKDNWALIHAVHQANKSNVPVAVVFNLFDQFLGAKSRHLGFMLRGLRRVSDQLHQTLQIPFFLLRGEAEETVPKFLSECGASMLVTDFSPLREVRRCKEEICKKVNESLTVHEVDAHNIVPLWVASEKLEYSAKTIRGKINKKLSEYLIDFPTIEPQTRKWTITKNHSVDWDDLIADVLSRKGTEVPEVNWCEPGEDAAMEVLMGSKNGFLTKRLRNYSADRNNPCKPTALSGLSPYLHFGQISAQRCALEARKLRSSCPQAIDAFLEELIVRRELADNFCFYQLHYDSLQGAWEWARKTLLDHAADKREHTYSKEQLEKAQTADPLWNASQLEMVHNGKMHGFMRMYWAKKILEWTSGPEEALEISIYLNNKYELDGRDPSGYVGCMWSICGVHDQGWRERPVFGKIRYMNYAGCKRKFDVDGYIAYVKKLVGEMRKRKAEDLPSQNEKAPRRL